The DNA sequence GGCAAGGGCAAAAACAGCTTTGGCAGCCGGGGTATTGCAGTCTACAAAGTAGCGACCGACGGCCTTACCCTGGTCGTCTATTCATAATCACTCCCATCGTCCGGTCCAGTCTTTATCCATCGAAACACAGTATCCTTATGAAAGCCTTACTTCTGGTTCTGTTCACCAGCTTCTCCCTCGTTACGCCCACCTGGCAGTTCAATTTTGACCGGGCCAAAACCGAAGCGCGTCAGTCGCACAAGCTTATCCTGCTCAACTTTTCCGGGTCGGACTGGTGCGGGCCGTGTATCAAACTTAAAAAAGACGTCTTCGAGTCCGATGCGTTCGGCGCCTACGCGGCCGACCACCTGATTCTGGTGCGGGCCGACTTCCCACGCCAGTCGAAAAAACAGCTCGACAAACAGCAGACGGCCCATAACGAAGCCCTGGCCGAAACCTACAACCGGCAGGGTAAATTTCCGTTTACGGTGCTGCTCGATGCCGAGGGTCACGTGCTGAAAGAGTGGGACGGCTACCCGAAATCGCTCACGGTATCGTCGTTCGTGTCGGCCCTTCAATCGGCAACGCCGGCCGCCAAATGAACCCGGCCCTTCGCCTTCATCAACGGGTAGAGCGGTTGATGGGCAATCGGTTCGAGATCAGTATC is a window from the Spirosoma rigui genome containing:
- a CDS encoding thioredoxin family protein → MKALLLVLFTSFSLVTPTWQFNFDRAKTEARQSHKLILLNFSGSDWCGPCIKLKKDVFESDAFGAYAADHLILVRADFPRQSKKQLDKQQTAHNEALAETYNRQGKFPFTVLLDAEGHVLKEWDGYPKSLTVSSFVSALQSATPAAK